A single genomic interval of Koleobacter methoxysyntrophicus harbors:
- the der gene encoding ribosome biogenesis GTPase Der: MDNPIVAIVGRPNVGKSTLFNKIVGKRISIVDNLPGVTRDRIYADAEWLNRGFTLIDTGGIEVDVKNEIHQQVKYQAEVAINTADVIIFLVDAKEGLTPSDQEVAELLRRSAKPIILAANKVDNFNDIPEGIYDFFALGFGEPVMISSALGLNIGDLLDRVVERFQKIEKIKYGEDVIKVAVVGKPNVGKSSLINAILGEERVIVSDIPGTTRDAVDTPFEKNGQKYVFIDTAGIRKKSKISESIEYYSVLRGFKAIERADIVLIVIDALEGITEQDKKISGFAHDTGKASIIVVNKWDLIEKDHTTMDKYRKDIRNKLAFMQYAPIIFVSVKTGKRVTRILDLVKFVSDQYSMRIQTSILNRIISDAVAVVEPPSFKGRKLKVYYVTQSSTRPPTFNFFVNDPNLIHFSYQRYLENQLRASFGLEGTPLKFYFKKR; the protein is encoded by the coding sequence ATGGATAATCCGATTGTAGCTATCGTCGGCAGACCAAATGTTGGGAAATCAACCCTTTTTAATAAAATAGTCGGGAAAAGGATATCAATAGTTGATAATCTCCCCGGTGTTACTAGAGATAGGATCTATGCAGATGCCGAATGGTTAAATAGGGGCTTTACTTTAATAGATACCGGTGGTATTGAAGTTGATGTTAAAAACGAAATACATCAGCAGGTTAAATACCAGGCGGAAGTTGCTATAAATACTGCAGACGTTATAATATTTTTAGTGGATGCAAAAGAGGGTCTAACACCTTCCGACCAAGAAGTAGCAGAATTATTAAGGCGCTCTGCAAAACCTATAATTTTAGCAGCAAATAAAGTAGATAATTTTAACGATATTCCCGAGGGGATATATGATTTTTTTGCTTTAGGTTTCGGGGAACCTGTTATGATCTCATCGGCCCTGGGCCTTAATATAGGGGACCTTCTGGATAGAGTCGTAGAACGTTTTCAAAAAATTGAAAAAATTAAATATGGCGAAGATGTTATCAAAGTTGCTGTTGTTGGGAAACCCAATGTAGGCAAGTCTTCTCTAATTAATGCTATTCTTGGGGAAGAGAGGGTTATAGTCAGTGATATTCCCGGAACTACAAGGGATGCCGTTGATACCCCTTTTGAAAAAAACGGCCAGAAATATGTATTTATTGATACGGCCGGAATAAGGAAAAAGAGCAAAATCAGTGAAAGCATAGAATATTACAGTGTTTTACGGGGATTCAAAGCTATTGAAAGGGCAGATATAGTTTTGATAGTAATAGATGCCCTGGAAGGTATAACTGAACAGGATAAAAAGATATCCGGATTTGCTCATGATACAGGAAAGGCATCTATAATTGTTGTAAATAAATGGGATCTGATTGAAAAAGACCATACTACTATGGATAAATACCGGAAGGATATTAGAAATAAACTGGCATTTATGCAATATGCACCCATAATTTTTGTTTCAGTTAAGACCGGAAAAAGGGTTACAAGAATTTTAGATCTGGTTAAATTTGTATCAGATCAATATTCCATGAGAATCCAGACCAGCATTTTAAATAGAATAATCAGTGATGCCGTAGCTGTAGTTGAACCTCCATCATTTAAAGGCAGAAAATTAAAAGTATACTATGTTACCCAATCCTCTACCAGACCTCCCACTTTCAATTTTTTTGTGAATGACCCAAATTTAATACATTTTTCATATCAAAGATACCTAGAAAATCAGCTCAGGGCTTCCTTCGGATTGGAAGGCACTCCATTAAAATTCTATTTTAAAAAACGGTGA
- the plsY gene encoding glycerol-3-phosphate 1-O-acyltransferase PlsY, with protein sequence MMSIIISYLLGSISFSYFIAKIWMGIDIRNYGSGNAGATNVLRVLGTKPAIIALLGDALKGIIAVYLGKLTGDESIMLLCGLAVVIGHNWPIFLKFKGGKGIATSLGVILTISPLSSLILIIIGVFIIYITRYVSLGSITSAIILPFIFYMLHKSGYYLVFALVLTFLALFRHRSNIQRLLSGKESKLGEKKTSRVK encoded by the coding sequence ATGATGAGCATAATAATTAGTTATTTACTGGGCTCGATATCATTCTCATATTTTATAGCTAAAATATGGATGGGCATAGATATAAGAAACTATGGAAGCGGAAACGCCGGTGCGACAAATGTGCTTAGAGTATTAGGAACCAAACCTGCGATAATCGCTCTTCTAGGGGATGCTTTAAAAGGTATTATAGCTGTGTATTTGGGAAAGTTGACCGGAGATGAATCGATAATGTTGTTATGCGGCTTGGCTGTGGTCATAGGGCATAATTGGCCTATCTTTTTAAAATTTAAAGGGGGGAAAGGAATTGCTACCAGTTTAGGAGTAATTTTGACTATATCTCCCTTGAGTTCTTTAATACTAATTATCATAGGAGTGTTTATTATCTATATCACTAGATATGTTTCCCTTGGTTCTATAACTTCTGCTATTATTCTGCCTTTTATTTTTTATATGCTTCATAAGTCCGGCTATTATTTAGTCTTTGCTCTGGTTTTAACATTTTTAGCTCTATTCCGACACAGAAGCAATATTCAGCGGCTGCTTTCAGGTAAAGAATCTAAATTGGGTGAAAAGAAAACTTCGAGGGTTAAGTAA